The stretch of DNA ttttaatatttctttataaaataaaatggtgattttatcaccaaaaaaaaaaaaaaatggtgattTTTAAAGACATTTAATTAAACAACATTGATATTTTGTCAGTTGAATTAAAACTTGtagataaaatatttatatttaacttcacaaaaaaaataaaaaaaaatatttatatttaatgtatcactaaatttttttttcaagcatGTATCACTAAAATATGTAAATACATTTATCCTCTTATGACATAATAGTTatagagaaaaatatatataattaacacATACTATATcaatttagaatttaatttatatgcaccgtcagtataaaattattttacagatacgtccaataatataccaacacatcatgtatggtatttaaaaacacatgatgtgttaCGTTCATTAAATGATATGGCAACATATCATTGGATGCATGTATAAAGAATTTTTACACTGACagtacacaacaattaaactcatcaatttattattctaacactttttttaatatatgtaactttttattaaatgttTTCATAATAAGGCAGAAAAGAagaattaattctttatttaataagtaactTGTGTTGCAAAAAATTAACCTTTGGTGTTGTAAGAAAATTAGACACAACAATTATACCGATATAATTACACCGATATGAGACAATTTAGATTCACCAAATGAACTTTTATCGTACTTCCTCCGActtcatatataagcaaaagttatatttttagattcattaaaaaaataatgtatttagtccaaatatatatatgaggcCGGATGGAGTATTTGTGATATATTTGAGACTTACAATTTATTTCATGTCCAAATCTTATTTTTAGTCTATTTTTCATAGTTTTATGTTTCCATCATGATGGAACTCAAACTCATAATGGTAATAGCTTATAATGGAAGAAAACTATTTGACAATGATGTTTGACTGGAATTCAGATCTTCGACACCAATGGTAAAGGTTTATTTGCAAACACTCTAACGTTCAAATTTGTATGTATTTGAGATAAAAATTATGTTTAGAATGAAACATATCTTGAAAATGAGAGGTGATGATCTTGTGATAGGAATGAAGTTTTATCTTAGTTTGTTATGCTAGAGTAATAATAGAGAATTTAGTTTCATATTATATTATCTTAGTTTATTATGCTAGATTAACCATAGGgaagtattttttttgacactaCTAACTATAGGAAATTAGTTTCTTATTTTGTGTATAAATAGATTTTTATAGATTTTGAAATATATCAAGAAATATCAAGAATAATTTAGTTAATAAACTTTGGAGTTTGGCACCAACTCGAGTGTTATTTATCTCTCGTATTATCTTGTATTTGAAATGAAGAGTTACAATGAAACTTACATTAAAAAGTGATGATGTGAAACTTATATAGTCGAAAAGAtatcttaaaatttgaatacaataaaaaaatatttaattgtacatttggtctcttatgtttattttaggtttcaagtcggtcccttatgtttattttgtttcaaattagtctcttatgttttaaaagtttcaaattggtccctcaAGTTTTTAAATGTTTCAAATTAGTCCCTCAAGTTTCGGAAATTTGAATTAGTTAATCctaactaattcaaatttttgaaatttgagggaccaacttgaaatgtttaaaacataagggaacaacttgaaacctaaaataaacataaggattcaacttaaaacttttaaaacataagggaccaacttaaaacttaaaataaacataagagactaaatgtgcaattaagaaaaataaaaataaaaaattttgaagaaaaaaaaaaacacttaaataaaagaaaagaagttcttttaactttgtttttgaGATGTGAACAAATTGCAATTAGCTTTGCGTGAAATGTAGCTTAATTTTAAATGTTGAAAAAACTAAACCATTGACCATTTAAACACTGATTTTGATGCATCGTCACAAAAAATCAAACACATGAAGTTGTTTCTGATTTGTACTATTTCTTTGCTTTGTACTATTTCTTTGTTTTGGCGTAAAGCTTCGTGTGTTAATGAGTTTCGATGTTATTTGAACGAGTGTTAGACATGCGTGGATCCTTTATCCAAAAAGAAGAATTAACGTGAGGTTAACGTGATCACGCATTATCAATGTAACACAATTAATGTCAACTTCTTAATACACCTCCCTCACGCCTTGGGTTTGAGACGCAAATATAAATAGTGGGTGATAACAGGCGATCCAACGGATCGTGGAAAGACTTTGATACCATTTTAGAATTGAAAGTTTGGTCTAACCCATACTCACAAAACCTGCTTATAAAATGCggattgcctctactttataaacgcATATCCaagtcatctcgcaaccgaCGTGAGACTTATTAACAAACCCCCCGCACCCATTGCTATTGAACTTGGGGAGCAGATATAAATGGTAAATGACCCAATCAAAACTTGATAGCAGACAgtccaacggatcgtggaggaTAGGAATGCACacataatttttatgtatttgggGATCAGGcctaggggtgtacatggattgGGCAAATCCGGTTGACCCGatcaaacccacccaatccaacccaaaaaagtgggttggatCGGacaagtgggtggatatggatttcataaatgaaaaatccataaaaaaaagtgGGTTACGgataaaaccggacccaacccaaaaaactcacTTACCTAATAATGctatgttttttgaaatattttttatgaaaatactaaagactTTTCCATTTGATCATTAAATATtcttatattgaaaataagttatactattgTTTAGGAAAATataaagattgaataatttttataaacaaatatgataatttatcgcactatttaacaaaataaaatgaaaagcttgaataattttcataaacatatattataattcatcatttagtcatttgatattaaaaaaagcaaaaaaaaattatttgggtaGCAAACTATCTAACCCGTAAATTAGTGGGTTTACACGAAAAataggtgattattttttatagtgaaaaaagttacacttcaagaaaatacaatggttgaataattttatgaaaaaatatgatgattcgacaattaaatatttaatataaaaaaaatagaaaaataatttgggtaacccactacccaacccaatccaacccggaaattagtggatttacccaatccggcccaatgttataataGGTGGTTATTTTCATCGACCCAATCCGGAATATCCTACGTGAttcgggttttggttttggtcaaacTCAACctaatccggcccacgtacaccccaaTCAGGCCCCCCACTACCAAAGAAAAGAATTTTATGATATTACTATTATACTATATTCTTATTGCaagcaaatttttattttatatatttatttttgacccATAAAAATTAACCAAAACTATTAACTTAGACTTTACATTTGTACACTCAACACAAATTCACATTTTCACTTTTCAACTTTCATAATCTTGAgtgaaatggaaaaaaatttattatctCAATTTCTTTGTTGTGGTTATATTTGTGTGTAGGTTCTCCCTCTCTCCGATCAAATTCTCTGCAcacaatctttttcttttttaactttACTCTCCTTATGTGATATATAACCTCTCCTTTACGTTTGGGAattcttagaattgggagttgagcctaactcaactctactttataaacacatattcatgtCATTTCGCAACTGATGTGGGATTTCTTAACAAACACCATCGCCCccagcgctattgggcttgaggcacacatataaatggtggatgggGCCCGATCAGAAACCTAATACAGGCGGTCTAGCGGATCGTggagagctctgataccatcttagattTTTATATTGGACTTAACTCACCCTTACAAAATCGACTTCTAAAGCGATAAtttgtctctactttataaatacatattcaGGCCATCTAGCAACTGACATAGGACTTCTTAACATGAATAGGCCAGGTCATGCCGGCCTACAGGGACCTAcagcctagcctacataggctcaggttAGGCATAACTATATCTTTAAATGGAGTAGGTcaatgtattttttataaacttacTTAGCCAAAAATGTCAGACTACAGaccattaaaaaaatcttttaagcTTATTAGGCCAACCTATTTAAGTAaatatgtatattatttttactactattattattattattattattattattattattattattatattaaaatttgtactttgattaaattataaatctataatattaactttttgatagtttaagggctcgtttgacccagctttttttagagcttatgcaaacagcttatgtaatttttatatattattataagtttgtcaaggtagtttatgataaaatagcttataaaattacaattttcactagtgtgaacttataaaatgatCATATTTGGACATATTTCATATAATGTGAGACTCTTCGCACATTCATTCACGTCTAAATTTGGACATCAGGTATGTGACTTGAGTGGTTCATTAGAGAGTGACCCAATGGGTATTGGATAAACTTTgatatcattttaaaatttgtataaaGCTTAACTTAACTTTACATAACCATCTTATAAGTTGAGTCTTTATATCTCATCAGATGTGAGACTCTACGTGTGGAGGACACCTTCCTTAGTTTACCAACAAAATAACTGATCTAAGCAGATGTGAGACTCTGCGTGTTGAGGATACCTTCCTTAGTTTACCAAGACAATAACTGATCTAAGTAAAGAAATGGTGCATTCGAAAAGTTAACAAATAACTTAATTCTGACAGAACATAGTTCATTACAACTTCACTTCAACTTAGTTTCCAAACTTTACAACTTCAGAATGATTTAGTACAACCTTCACAGGATTTGTGCAGAGTACTTGAGATAACTGTCACCTTGTATACTCTATTTACAGTTACATGTGTACATATCCTATATATATACTCCTATTCTAGATGTATAGAAGAATTGTATTTTGAAAGAGCAATGGATTAAGCCTTGTCATGATGAATGAGGAATTCAATTATACAAGGATACAGTTGATCTGCTGCCTGCAATTGaagaataaaagtaaaaattaagaatattcatttttaaaattcaagttGCTAGTGTTAGAAACAATACAGATGAACAAAATTACAGGCTTATTTCTTACGGAGAAGAAACACACGACAGAGAACCTTTTGGATTAGGAAAGGATAAAATTGGGTTTTCACATAATACATGGGTTATGGGTAGTGTTATTCTTGTGTTTCTTTGCTTCAGGTTTTGTAATAAATAGTATTACCCTtgttttttttggataattatGTTACAATTAAAGTAATTAAAGCAACTATAAATCCATTTTTTAATGACTCATAATATCACTCGTCATATTCAAACACATTTAAGGACACATTCGTCGCAGTCCCTCAAAGAAATGCTAACAAGTTTTTATATGAAAGCTACACGACAAGAGCAGTATTTGGCTGATCTACATCCCATCAATTGCACACACAGAAAGCTCTGTGAGATGTGCTCAACATTAGAAAGTCTCGCCGGTAGGTGAAGATACTCCTTTCTTCACTTCACCGGTGATACAAAAGTTTATCTCCTAGATATTACTCATTCCAAATTATATTCCATTTGTTATTGACTCTTCAGCCTCATATACACTATCAGAAGAAGTTATCACTGAAGAGCCAGGTGTTTCATCTCTTGCACCAATTCATCAACTCGTTCCAAACCAATTTGAGATACTCATGGACTTGCCTATAGCTCTTCAAAAAGGTACCAGTTCTACTCAAAATCGTTATCCCGCTTTTAACTTCACGAGTTATAGAGTTATATGTTTCTTCCACTGTGCATTTGTATTTGTCAACTCTTATGTGTCTATTCCTAAGAATGTGCATGAAGCACTCTCTCATCTATGGTTTTCTATCATTGAATATTTACAATCAAGGTGGTAAGATTGATCGTTAAaagtttttatattaaaatttttggTTTCAATAATGGGATACTTTCTCTCCAGTAGAAAACATGACATGTTTTTCTATTCTTATCCATGACCACCGTGCGCAACTGACTCTTCGTCATTTGGAAATAAAACACGCTTTTCTATTTGGTGATTTTGTTGAGGAAGTTTATATGGAGCCACCGCCCAGGTTCATTGCTCAGGGGAGTTGTGTAGTTTCGTTTGTAAGCTGCATAAAGTCTCTTACGGGTCTGAAGCGAAGTCTTGGAGTATGGTTTGACTAAATTAATGCTGTTCCTCGAGACTAAGAGTTTAACATGACACAATTCGGCGTTTTACAAATATTCCTCGACAAATCAAtgcatttattttgtttatgcaGACGATATTGTTATTCTAAGAGATAACCATGATGATACTAAACATCTCCGACACTCCAACCGCATTTACTTCAAATGATCAATTGATAGATGACTCTACTATTTGTCTTTGGATCAATTCTCACccatattttatataatattctCCGCATACAGATTTTATTATGTCTTTCATCACTCATATCTTTCAACAGGTTCAAATATGGGTATGGATCCTCTCTAGTTACTGGATGGTCAGTAACCGAAAGAAAGACACCatcaataaaataatactacGTTGTGTCTTTCTCTCTTCTACTGAAACAATCTAGTAATTGTAGAGGACCCTAACCTTTcaaatatatagtatattttcTCGATAATAATAAGTGGAAAACCATACCGATCGGCCACCGACTAAGTCATAGTGGGCATAGTGTGGACCTCCAGACTCCCCAAAGACTTTGTATGTAACCAGATCCTTAGGAATAAGCTTCACCGTTTCTGCTTGACATTTATGATTATGTTATGCTCATTGCAAcgaacaaaattatttttgttttggagAGAAAAAGAGAGTTAAGCATTTAATGGATTAGTTAGTGAACTTTTAATACCGTATACAGCTTCTGGGGGACAGATTAAGTCCTTGTCACCAGCAATTGCTAAAACAGGAACTTTACTTTCGCTAAGATGATCCTTGTAGAAGAAAGCACCGCTCCTGTCACGTAAACCACCTTTCTGTAAAACTGTTTTCAACTGCAAGAGAAGCTTAGAAGGCACAGTACCTGCCAATCATCAATTGTGAATCAATCAAAAGTTGAGAAGAGAaatatttggattgacttattcaagcttatctactgacataaacaCTTTACATAAACAcatgttcataagctgttttcagcttatttccataaactcaatgggatagtttatgaaaacagcttatagcttagATGAAAACCATTTGgctttaacttattttttgttacagaaatagcttatacataaacaaatatatgataagcgcttaattaaactgtttatccaaacagggccttGACACTCTTCTGTGTATGGATTTGTCGTTTGATGACAAGAATGACATTTATTTAACATTAATAGATTTGATATATTAAGATTGAATAAAAGTTGAGAAACAAACAATGGAACACAAAAAAATTGGAACTTACCGAAGTTGTTAAAAACAAGTTTCTCATACAACTTTTGATCCATCATATTTTGAGCAGAAATCTGAGAATTTAGCCAAGATAAAACATACGGAGGATATCTCGCAAGAGGGTACACAGAAGCAATCAGTGGTCCAACTGGAATAGCAGGAACGTTTAAAGCCTGAACAGGTTGTACCTGCAAACAAGAATACAATCTCCATAGTTATTTTATTGTCCTCGCGATACATATCATCACCTGCAATCCGATTTTTTATGACTTACCAAAGGTAAAAGCCAATTAAGAGAAGTTCTTGAAGGTGTATAGTCGAGCGATGAAGCCAAAGTAACAACTGATGCAAACTCAGAATCTTTTCCATCAAAACCTGTCATAGAATTTATATAGAGAATGAGAGGAAATATTGACCATGGCATTGACTCCAGGAAATACTTTAATTTGCAAAGAGGTTCCTCCACTAATCACAAAACATTGAAAACACAATAAAATGATACATCCGACACACTAATGATATACTTTCCGTGATTGTTGAAAATTCAGGAATGTTGTAGCTCAGTAATATTTAGCATGCTAGTATAGTTAAAGGCTTGCAcgatatcaaaataaaataatgttgtAAGCAAGCTTGCACAgcaagaaaattatatttttgaaagatCTGTCACATACATCATGAACGAAAAGTAACGCAGCATCATAGTTACAGAAGAAATAAAACAACAGATCAGTTGGACTTACTACAACGCGAAAGCTTTGCATAAAGCAAGATACCACCCATTGAGTGACCAATTGCAAGCAATTTTCCATCCCTTGGTTGGCATTGACCCTTTATATACGCCATCTAATGTACAAGAGTTTAACAAAAGAATTTGAGAAACAAATTTAATGATATAATCTGAAATTCATATTCCAAAACTCGTGAAGAGAGATAAAGTGAAACTTTcgccaaaattaaaaataatgtatCACAATGGAATGTCTGCCTCACCGCAGCAGGTATGTCCTCTTCGAGATAATGATCGAAGTCCCAATCATACTTGACAATCAAATCTATCTGTTTCTGAAGTTCTTCTAATGTTGTATTAAAACGGTTCTGACCTCCGATCATAGTTTGAAGTCTCCGATTGAAATCCTTGATTTGACTAACAATTGCAGAATCCTTTCTCTCTCCTA from Trifolium pratense cultivar HEN17-A07 linkage group LG5, ARS_RC_1.1, whole genome shotgun sequence encodes:
- the LOC123887381 gene encoding uncharacterized protein LOC123887381 isoform X2, with the translated sequence MILNNIGAAFCYINLPRPDPKHETRIFSSRFYCRRDPPPSPAKVHWKKKDVKPQSICTADELHHITVPNSNWKLALWRYLPSPKAPLRNHPLLLLSGVATNAIGYDLSPEASFARYMSAQGFDTWTLEVRGAGLSTYADSVEEDEESLKKLSETDSANNDGNSSDFERALGFKNLSASFEAEVSQMKRRGSEAEELCPTARLVEIFTRMSDSLASILDLLGERKDSAIVSQIKDFNRRLQTMIGGQNRFNTTLEELQKQIDLIVKYDWDFDHYLEEDIPAAMAYIKGQCQPRDGKLLAIGHSMGGILLYAKLSRCSFDGKDSEFASVVTLASSLDYTPSRTSLNWLLPLVQPVQALNVPAIPVGPLIASVYPLARYPPYVLSWLNSQISAQNMMDQKLYEKLVFNNFGTVPSKLLLQLKTVLQKGGLRDRSGAFFYKDHLSESKVPVLAIAGDKDLICPPEAVYETVKLIPKDLVTYKVFGESGGPHYAHYDLVGGRSAADQLYPCIIEFLIHHDKA
- the LOC123887381 gene encoding uncharacterized protein LOC123887381 isoform X1, whose product is MILNNIGAAFCYINLPRPDPKHETRIFSSRFYCRRDPPPSPAKVHWKKKDVKPQSICTADELHHITVPNSNWKLALWRYLPSPKAPLRNHPLLLLSGVATNAIGYDLSPEASFARYMSAQGFDTWTLEVRGAGLSTYADSVEEDEESLKKLSETDSANNDGNSSDFERALGFKNLSASFEAEVSQMKRRGSEAEELCPTARLVEIFTRMSDSLASILGRDLLGERKDSAIVSQIKDFNRRLQTMIGGQNRFNTTLEELQKQIDLIVKYDWDFDHYLEEDIPAAMAYIKGQCQPRDGKLLAIGHSMGGILLYAKLSRCSFDGKDSEFASVVTLASSLDYTPSRTSLNWLLPLVQPVQALNVPAIPVGPLIASVYPLARYPPYVLSWLNSQISAQNMMDQKLYEKLVFNNFGTVPSKLLLQLKTVLQKGGLRDRSGAFFYKDHLSESKVPVLAIAGDKDLICPPEAVYETVKLIPKDLVTYKVFGESGGPHYAHYDLVGGRSAADQLYPCIIEFLIHHDKA